A region from the Alosa alosa isolate M-15738 ecotype Scorff River chromosome 7, AALO_Geno_1.1, whole genome shotgun sequence genome encodes:
- the trmt1 gene encoding tRNA (guanine(26)-N(2))-dimethyltransferase isoform X1: MLPKVAQLLCLTAVRVSLQDLRKVSFRGLRTMEVLKTSLNINTSDGTGAPVDSVTTTSPANDNQTGTLEAGLLPGETVVREGKAAILFPSANEVFYNPVQEFNRDLTCAVITEYAREQLAQKGVRIVVPGEKDRVVVCLSEDQQSSENQESTEQQQKDDETEKEKCGDKTEVESVITASVGQRCEHGLRVLEGLAASGLRSVRFALEVPGLQSITANDFSAKAAALIARNAEHNGVAHLVQASQRDASMVMYEARGKKQRFDVIDLDPYGSPSPFLDAAVQAVSEGGLLCITCTDMAVMAGNSGETCYSKYTSVSIKSRFCHEMALRIILHSLDQRANVYQRYIEPLLSVSVDFYIRVFVRVRTGQAKVKDSASKQALVYNCVGCGSFHLQRMGKRMSHGKNRPLLCFSMKYSAATGPPVGPNCEHCGQRHQLGGPIWAEPLHDVEFVQKVLSAVSGNPSRFGTSKRIEGMLSMMTEELPDVPLYYTLDHLSSTMHCNTPAMLQFRSALLHAGHRVSLSHACKNAVKTDAPPGVLWDIMRCWEKANPVKRERLSETSPASRILSTEPTLQACFDVREDANPQSRRRHLVRFQENPQANWGPKARAKAGGGISTELEDKRKQFQGKRKNQITDLSQLKNVPCKRFRKGTCTHGEKCCYSHELESVPGEAEKME, encoded by the exons ATGCTGCCAAAAGTCGCCCAGCTGCTGTGCTTAACCGCGGTGAGGGTTTCCCTTCAAGACTTGAGAAAAGTCTCTTTCAGGGGACTGAGGACTATGGAAGTTTTAAAAACATCTCTGAACATCAACACCTCAGATGGGACAGGGGCACCCGTGGATAGTGTGACGACCACCTCTCCAGCCAATGACAATCAAACTGGCACCTTAGAAGCCGGTCTGTTACCAGGGGAAACAGTGGTGAGGGAGGGCAAGGCAGCTATTTTGTTTCCTAGTGCCAATGAAGTTTTCTACAACCCTGTCCAGGAGTTTAACCGAGACTTGAC ATGTGCGGTAATCACTGAGTACGCCCGGGAGCAGCTGGCCCAGAAGGGGGTGCGGATTGTAGTACCAGGCGAGAAGGACCGCGTGGTGGTGTGCCTGTCTGAAGACCAACAGTCCTCAGAGAACCAGGAGTCGacagagcagcagcagaaggATGACGAGACGGAGAAGGAGAAGTGCGGGGACAAGACAGAGGTGGAGAGTGTCATCACAGCCTCTGTTGGCCAGCGCTGTGAG CATGGCTTGCGTGTGCTGGAGGGCTTGGCGGCGTCTGGCCTGCGGTCGGTGCGCTTTGCGCTGGAGGTTCCGGGCCTCCAGAGCATCACGGCCAACGACTTCTCCGCCAAAGCAGCGGCACTCATCGCCCGCAACGCAGAGCACAACGGTGTGGCTCACCTGGTGCAGGCCAGCCAGAGGGACGCCAG CATGGTGATGTATGAAGCCAGGGGTAAGAAGCAGCGCTTTGACGTCATTGACCTTGACCCTTATGGTAGTCCCTCTCCCTTCCTGGATGCTGCAGTGCAGGCGGTCAGTGAAGGAG GCCTGCTCTGCATCACCTGCACAGACATGGCCGTCATGGCCGGCAACAGTGGAGAGACATGTTACAGCAAATATACCTCTGTGTCCATCAAGTCAAGGTTCTGTCATGAGATG GCATTGCGTATCATCCTGCACAGCCTTGACCAACGGGCGAACGTGTACCAGCGCTACATCGAGCCGCTCCTCAGCGTCAGTGTGGACTTCTACATCCGCGTGTTCGTCAGGGTGCGTACGGGCCAAGCCAAGGTCAAGGACTCCGCCAG taAGCAGGCCCTGGTGTATAACTGTGTGGGATGCGGCTCCTTCCACCTGCAGAGGATGGGCAAAAGAATGAGCCACGGCAAaaa TCGTCCTTTACTGTGTTTCAGTATGAAGTACTCTGCAGCCACAGGGCCTCCTGTGGGACCCAACTGTGAGCACTGTGGCCAGAGACATCAG ctcggAGGGCCCATCTGGGCAGAACCACTCCATGATGTAGAGTTTGTCCAGAAGGTTCTGTCAGCCGTGTCGGGAAACCCGTCCCGCTTCGGAACGTCCAAACGCATCGAGGGCATGCTCAGCATGATGACCGAG gagctCCCAGATGTCCCTCTGTACTACACGCTGGACCACCTCAGCAGCACGATGCACTGCAACACTCCGGCCATGCTGCAGTTCAG GTCCGCCCTCCTCCACGCTGGCCACAGAGTGTCCCTGTCTCACGCCTGCAAGAACGCGGTGAAGACGGACGCCCCGCCCGGCGTCCTCTGGGACATCATGCGCTGCTGG GAGAAGGCCAACCCAGTGAAACGGGAGAGGCTGTCGGAGACGAGCCCGGCGTCCCGCATCCTCTCCACTGAGCCCAC tcTGCAGGCGTGCTTTGATGTCCGGGAGGACGCCAATCCCCAGTCTCGCCGGCGCCACCTGGTGCGCTTTCAGGAGAACCCACAAGCCAACTGGGGCCCCAAAGCACGGGCCAAAGCTGG TGGCGGGATTTCCACCGAGCTGGAGGACAAGAGGAAGCAGTTCCAGGGGAAGAGGAAGAACCAGATCACAGACTTGTCCCAGCTTAAGAACGTCCCCTGCAAGAGGTTCAGGAAG ggcacatgcacacatggagAGAAATGCTGTTATTCTCACGAGCTGGAGTCGGTGCCCGGTGAAGCTGAGAAGATGGAATGA
- the trmt1 gene encoding tRNA (guanine(26)-N(2))-dimethyltransferase isoform X2 — MLPKVAQLLCLTAVRVSLQDLRKVSFRGLRTMEVLKTSLNINTSDGTGAPVDSVTTTSPANDNQTGTLEAGLLPGETVVREGKAAILFPSANEVFYNPVQEFNRDLTCAVITEYAREQLAQKGVRIVVPGEKDRVVVCLSEDQQSSENQESTEQQQKDDETEKEKCGDKTEVESVITASVGQRCEHGLRVLEGLAASGLRSVRFALEVPGLQSITANDFSAKAAALIARNAEHNGVAHLVQASQRDASMVMYEARGKKQRFDVIDLDPYGSPSPFLDAAVQAVSEGGLLCITCTDMAVMAGNSGETCYSKYTSVSIKSRFCHEMALRIILHSLDQRANVYQRYIEPLLSVSVDFYIRVFVRVRTGQAKVKDSASKQALVYNCVGCGSFHLQRMGKRMSHGKNMKYSAATGPPVGPNCEHCGQRHQLGGPIWAEPLHDVEFVQKVLSAVSGNPSRFGTSKRIEGMLSMMTEELPDVPLYYTLDHLSSTMHCNTPAMLQFRSALLHAGHRVSLSHACKNAVKTDAPPGVLWDIMRCWEKANPVKRERLSETSPASRILSTEPTLQACFDVREDANPQSRRRHLVRFQENPQANWGPKARAKAGGGISTELEDKRKQFQGKRKNQITDLSQLKNVPCKRFRKGTCTHGEKCCYSHELESVPGEAEKME; from the exons ATGCTGCCAAAAGTCGCCCAGCTGCTGTGCTTAACCGCGGTGAGGGTTTCCCTTCAAGACTTGAGAAAAGTCTCTTTCAGGGGACTGAGGACTATGGAAGTTTTAAAAACATCTCTGAACATCAACACCTCAGATGGGACAGGGGCACCCGTGGATAGTGTGACGACCACCTCTCCAGCCAATGACAATCAAACTGGCACCTTAGAAGCCGGTCTGTTACCAGGGGAAACAGTGGTGAGGGAGGGCAAGGCAGCTATTTTGTTTCCTAGTGCCAATGAAGTTTTCTACAACCCTGTCCAGGAGTTTAACCGAGACTTGAC ATGTGCGGTAATCACTGAGTACGCCCGGGAGCAGCTGGCCCAGAAGGGGGTGCGGATTGTAGTACCAGGCGAGAAGGACCGCGTGGTGGTGTGCCTGTCTGAAGACCAACAGTCCTCAGAGAACCAGGAGTCGacagagcagcagcagaaggATGACGAGACGGAGAAGGAGAAGTGCGGGGACAAGACAGAGGTGGAGAGTGTCATCACAGCCTCTGTTGGCCAGCGCTGTGAG CATGGCTTGCGTGTGCTGGAGGGCTTGGCGGCGTCTGGCCTGCGGTCGGTGCGCTTTGCGCTGGAGGTTCCGGGCCTCCAGAGCATCACGGCCAACGACTTCTCCGCCAAAGCAGCGGCACTCATCGCCCGCAACGCAGAGCACAACGGTGTGGCTCACCTGGTGCAGGCCAGCCAGAGGGACGCCAG CATGGTGATGTATGAAGCCAGGGGTAAGAAGCAGCGCTTTGACGTCATTGACCTTGACCCTTATGGTAGTCCCTCTCCCTTCCTGGATGCTGCAGTGCAGGCGGTCAGTGAAGGAG GCCTGCTCTGCATCACCTGCACAGACATGGCCGTCATGGCCGGCAACAGTGGAGAGACATGTTACAGCAAATATACCTCTGTGTCCATCAAGTCAAGGTTCTGTCATGAGATG GCATTGCGTATCATCCTGCACAGCCTTGACCAACGGGCGAACGTGTACCAGCGCTACATCGAGCCGCTCCTCAGCGTCAGTGTGGACTTCTACATCCGCGTGTTCGTCAGGGTGCGTACGGGCCAAGCCAAGGTCAAGGACTCCGCCAG taAGCAGGCCCTGGTGTATAACTGTGTGGGATGCGGCTCCTTCCACCTGCAGAGGATGGGCAAAAGAATGAGCCACGGCAAaaa TATGAAGTACTCTGCAGCCACAGGGCCTCCTGTGGGACCCAACTGTGAGCACTGTGGCCAGAGACATCAG ctcggAGGGCCCATCTGGGCAGAACCACTCCATGATGTAGAGTTTGTCCAGAAGGTTCTGTCAGCCGTGTCGGGAAACCCGTCCCGCTTCGGAACGTCCAAACGCATCGAGGGCATGCTCAGCATGATGACCGAG gagctCCCAGATGTCCCTCTGTACTACACGCTGGACCACCTCAGCAGCACGATGCACTGCAACACTCCGGCCATGCTGCAGTTCAG GTCCGCCCTCCTCCACGCTGGCCACAGAGTGTCCCTGTCTCACGCCTGCAAGAACGCGGTGAAGACGGACGCCCCGCCCGGCGTCCTCTGGGACATCATGCGCTGCTGG GAGAAGGCCAACCCAGTGAAACGGGAGAGGCTGTCGGAGACGAGCCCGGCGTCCCGCATCCTCTCCACTGAGCCCAC tcTGCAGGCGTGCTTTGATGTCCGGGAGGACGCCAATCCCCAGTCTCGCCGGCGCCACCTGGTGCGCTTTCAGGAGAACCCACAAGCCAACTGGGGCCCCAAAGCACGGGCCAAAGCTGG TGGCGGGATTTCCACCGAGCTGGAGGACAAGAGGAAGCAGTTCCAGGGGAAGAGGAAGAACCAGATCACAGACTTGTCCCAGCTTAAGAACGTCCCCTGCAAGAGGTTCAGGAAG ggcacatgcacacatggagAGAAATGCTGTTATTCTCACGAGCTGGAGTCGGTGCCCGGTGAAGCTGAGAAGATGGAATGA